The Aspergillus nidulans FGSC A4 chromosome VIII genome contains the following window.
ATCCAGCCCGTCGCCAGCAGGATCTAGCAACCAGGCAGGCATGGAATCCGTTTCTGCCAACACACTAAACGCTTCATCCCAATTCCCTATTGGCTCAAGCCCGGACATACTGTGTCTGGGGGACGCCGGTGGAAGAGCCATCGAGGATGAAAGGGACACATCGCCCACTTGAGAAGCGGCGATTCACGATGGGTGCCGGCGGACACGTTCTGTGTCGCGTCCACGGAGGGCTTGCCCTCCAGCAGTCCAGGGCTGGCATGGCCGAGTCTCTCGAGTCTCTGCTGGTCGtcgccggcgctggagccgCTGGGGCGGGACTGGTTAGGCAGTGCGGTGATATTTTGGGATCCCTTGGGGCGAAATTTGTGGGGTTGGGAAACATGATCATGCGCTTGCCACTCGGGAACGAGTTCACGCAAGGCCGGATACTGACCTAAAAAGGCCGTGTTCACCGTTTTCACGGCAAACGGCGGCATAGGGGCCCCGGGAGAGAATAGCTGGCTGAATCGCGGACTTAAAGTTAGTCGATGGTCTGCATCGACAATGTAAGCGTCCTCGAAGTTGATTTCGGGCACGAAAAGCAGGTTACGGAGGATGGCCGTCGCAAAGTCATTGCAAGGCTTGGTGTCGTAACTCACGACGTCCGGCTAAGAGAAAGGGTGCATGCGTAGCTGGTGCCTAGGGTTGATTGGTTTCCATCAACCATCTATTAGTTTGGTGCACCAAGGGCAACTCACCATGGGATCATGTCGATGGTGACATTATGCGCGATCGATGTTTGAGCTGGTCTGCGGATGTCATTCGCGAGGCCAGCAAACGTTCGaagggttagggttaggcCTCTTACATGGGATACAACCAGCCAGGGATATGGAACAGATAACTCGGTAAGCCTCGTGTTGGGCAAGCAGAACCTGGGACATAAATCCGATGAGACAGAGAAAAGTCACCGGGAGAGGGCCAAATCTCACCAACAGTGACATCTGCGCCAAATATAGAATAGCAAGCTGGTCAATAAGGCGAACCAAGGGTCGCTCGAGTATGAGGCTGCGATGAAGATTGGCCATGAGGCGCTGGACCAGTTTCTCCTTGTCGGCTACTGTGGTGTTCCAGCCATTCAGAATTCCAGCAAA
Protein-coding sequences here:
- a CDS encoding bZIP transcription factor (transcript_id=CADANIAT00001916), whose amino-acid sequence is MTISWETSLIRKTQRILTYTTNYCQKEPAATDAVHGEYSPRVTPLPCDSVASISSYGIEYVVCHFQSNPAFSLPIIISNTMQNFSKQDRKRAQDRAAQRASRTRIKDWLARLEFQIAQLQGGADQALLKEVNCLRQERSQLRTLTDQFLNVAGAVHITLDPMDDGLGVLSRQSRNPRPNLLSNIIQDLADKEKLVQRLMANLHRSLILERPLVRLIDQLAILYLAQMSLLPDVVSYDTKPCNDFATAILRNLLFVPEINFEDAYIVDADHRLTLSPRFSQLFSPGAPMPPFAVKTVNTAFLGQYPALRELVPEWQAHDHVSQPHKFRPKGSQNITALPNQSRPSGSSAGDDQQRLERLGHASPGLLEGKPSVDATQNVSAGTHRESPLLKWAMCPFHPRWLFHRRPPDTLAAG